A region of Methanobrevibacter sp. DNA encodes the following proteins:
- a CDS encoding radical SAM protein has product MSTLEKMKILTDSAQYDLCDYVNHNKSSQVNLPGIYEAIGSNGCKIPLFKTLLTNKCKNDCKYCINQSKRNFTRLELSPEELAKAFLGYYNRGMVNGLFLSSGISGDVDSTMEKQIETVRLLRMKYGYDDYIHLKIVPGASRDSIKRAMALANRVSINIEAATPSGLAELSSTKDYNKDILKRLSWINRYQHKSTTYPNSTHTTQLIVGANDESDKEILSRMEKIYKNSDLKRTYFSAFTPIEETEFSNKDSCSTDRTSKLYNADSLLNDYHYNVKELVFDNNDNLLLTQDPKILAAENMDIFPVEINSAPLIELIRVPGIGIKSAKQIISIRKKMPFSNKEQLRSLGVVVDRAEPYIKISGEFQTTLDF; this is encoded by the coding sequence ATGAGCACACTAGAAAAGATGAAAATCTTAACAGATTCCGCACAGTATGATTTATGCGACTATGTAAATCATAATAAAAGCTCACAAGTTAACTTACCTGGAATCTATGAAGCAATTGGAAGCAATGGTTGTAAAATACCATTATTTAAAACATTACTAACCAATAAATGTAAAAATGATTGCAAGTATTGTATCAACCAATCCAAAAGAAACTTCACAAGATTGGAACTGTCACCAGAAGAATTAGCAAAAGCATTTTTAGGCTATTATAATCGAGGAATGGTAAATGGATTGTTTTTAAGCTCAGGAATATCCGGTGATGTGGACTCCACAATGGAAAAGCAAATCGAAACAGTCAGATTACTCCGGATGAAATACGGTTATGATGACTATATACATCTAAAGATAGTACCTGGAGCAAGCAGAGACTCAATTAAAAGAGCAATGGCATTAGCCAATAGAGTAAGCATCAACATTGAAGCTGCAACACCTTCTGGACTTGCTGAGCTATCATCGACTAAAGATTATAATAAAGATATATTGAAACGTCTATCATGGATTAATAGATATCAACATAAAAGTACAACATATCCAAATTCTACCCATACCACACAATTGATTGTCGGTGCAAATGATGAAAGTGACAAGGAAATACTAAGTAGAATGGAAAAAATATACAAAAATTCAGATTTGAAAAGAACATATTTTTCAGCATTTACACCTATTGAAGAAACTGAATTTTCAAATAAAGATTCATGTTCAACAGACAGAACTTCAAAATTATATAATGCAGATAGTCTACTTAATGATTATCATTACAATGTTAAAGAATTAGTATTTGACAATAATGATAATCTATTATTAACACAAGATCCAAAAATTCTAGCTGCAGAAAATATGGATATATTCCCTGTTGAAATAAATTCAGCACCATTGATAGAATTGATAAGAGTTCCAGGTATTGGTATAAAATCTGCAAAACAAATAATTTCTATTCGAAAAAAAATGCCATTCTCCAATAAAGAACAACTTAGAAGTTTAGGTGTTGTAGTGGATAGAGCTGAACCATATATAAAAATCAGCGGAGAATTTCAAACAACTCTTGATTTTTAG
- a CDS encoding AAA family ATPase: protein MARKGLGKGLDSLIPNIYDEDFDSNSAQSLEDMMQEEESVEEVLEDIESKKDEKSDENDVSKEDSIDDSSEKDTSQDLKDGKNDQEDVGNSDGDRKIQEKEPDEEIKEETQEENGSSEDLSGDSSSEENVQTPQKIEVKEEHVDEVREIVNKNPRITLWSSRSSAVFRYLRKTEPEFSISKEASVLIEEAVAKKYPEIWALFEDL, encoded by the coding sequence ATGGCTAGAAAGGGTCTTGGAAAAGGTTTGGATTCATTGATTCCTAATATATATGATGAGGACTTTGACAGTAATTCTGCTCAATCTCTTGAGGATATGATGCAAGAAGAGGAAAGTGTTGAAGAAGTCCTTGAAGATATTGAATCAAAAAAAGATGAAAAATCTGATGAAAATGATGTTTCTAAAGAAGATAGTATAGATGACTCTAGCGAAAAAGACACTTCTCAAGATTTAAAGGATGGAAAAAATGATCAAGAAGATGTTGGAAATTCCGATGGAGATAGAAAAATCCAAGAAAAAGAACCAGATGAAGAAATCAAGGAAGAAACTCAAGAGGAGAATGGCTCATCCGAAGACTTATCTGGCGATAGCAGTAGCGAAGAGAATGTACAAACACCACAAAAAATCGAAGTCAAAGAAGAACATGTAGATGAAGTACGAGAAATTGTTAATAAAAATCCTAGAATCACCCTTTGGTCTTCAAGGTCATCTGCTGTTTTTAGATATTTAAGAAAAACCGAGCCGGAATTTAGTATTTCAAAAGAAGCTTCTGTGCTGATTGAAGAAGCTGTTGCTAAAAAATACCCTGAGATTTGGGCTTTATTTGAAGATTTATAA
- a CDS encoding ParA family protein, whose protein sequence is MSEVIAVMNQKGGCGKTTTVVNTATSLAVMGKSVLVVDMDPQANATTSFGIDKTKIENTIYDAIIGDINVKKATIPTFIKNLFIIPSNISLSGAGMELSKRENYHIILKETLKDVVPLFDYIFIDLPPSLGVITVNALVASDSVLIPIQAEYYALEGVADLINTIKLVETRLRSPTPIKGILLTLFDKRTRLSKDVHKELKNHFGESNLLFKTIIPRNIRLAEAPSFGKPCLIYDPDSTGTKAYLKLAKEIIQRDGADE, encoded by the coding sequence ATGAGTGAAGTAATTGCGGTGATGAATCAAAAAGGGGGTTGTGGTAAGACAACTACAGTTGTAAATACTGCAACATCTCTAGCAGTAATGGGAAAATCTGTTTTAGTTGTGGATATGGATCCTCAGGCCAATGCTACTACAAGCTTTGGTATTGATAAAACTAAAATAGAAAATACAATATACGATGCTATCATAGGGGATATAAATGTAAAAAAAGCAACAATTCCTACGTTTATTAAAAATTTGTTTATTATCCCAAGTAATATATCCCTTAGTGGTGCTGGAATGGAGCTTTCTAAACGTGAAAATTATCATATTATCCTAAAAGAAACTCTTAAAGATGTTGTACCATTATTTGATTACATATTCATTGATTTACCTCCTTCATTAGGTGTCATAACAGTCAATGCATTAGTAGCTTCAGATAGTGTTTTAATTCCTATCCAAGCTGAGTATTATGCGCTTGAAGGTGTAGCTGATTTAATTAATACAATAAAATTAGTTGAAACTAGGCTAAGAAGTCCCACTCCAATTAAAGGAATTCTCCTCACTCTATTTGATAAGAGAACTAGACTTAGTAAAGATGTTCATAAAGAACTTAAAAACCATTTTGGCGAATCAAATTTATTATTTAAAACAATTATACCAAGAAATATCAGGCTAGCTGAAGCTCCAAGTTTTGGAAAACCATGTTTGATTTATGATCCAGATAGTACTGGAACAAAAGCTTACTTAAAACTAGCTAAAGAAATCATTCAACGTGACGGGGCTGATGAATAA
- a CDS encoding TrpB-like pyridoxal phosphate-dependent enzyme, whose product MTFKIELSSDEVPKQWYNMLADLPTPLPMPKNSEGKDQIAALQLAFTKAGLEQEFATDRYISIPKEVRELYMEMGRPSPLVRANKLEEYLNTPAKIYFKREDSSPTGSHKLNSAIPQAYFAKKEGVERLTTETGAGQWGTALSLACNLLDIDCTVYMVKVSFNQKPDRKNIMNIYDSNVFASPSENTKVGRQVLAENPEHPGSLGVAISEAMEEALENEEVKYSLGSVLNHVMLHQTVIGQELKTQLEIAEEEPDVMIACAGGGSNLAGSLFPFIKDKIDGNSDTQFIAVEPSACPTLTEGSYDYDFGDSNGFTPMLKMFTLGHDFVAPSVHAGGLRYHGMSPIVSLLTKEGYIEPRSAHQKDCFSAGITFARNQGIVPAPETTHAIKVAIDEALKCKETGEEKTIVMNFSGHGMLDLKGYASYFEGTMQNAK is encoded by the coding sequence ATGACTTTTAAAATAGAATTATCATCAGATGAAGTGCCTAAACAATGGTACAATATGCTTGCAGATTTACCAACTCCCCTTCCTATGCCTAAAAATAGTGAAGGAAAAGATCAAATCGCAGCTTTACAATTAGCATTTACTAAAGCTGGTTTGGAACAGGAATTTGCAACAGACCGTTATATTTCAATTCCAAAGGAAGTTAGAGAATTATATATGGAAATGGGCAGACCTTCTCCATTAGTTAGAGCAAATAAATTGGAAGAATATCTTAATACTCCAGCTAAAATTTACTTTAAAAGAGAAGATTCCTCTCCAACCGGTTCACATAAGTTAAATTCCGCTATTCCTCAAGCTTACTTTGCTAAAAAAGAAGGTGTAGAAAGATTAACAACTGAGACCGGTGCTGGTCAGTGGGGTACTGCATTATCTCTTGCTTGTAACTTGTTAGATATAGATTGTACTGTTTATATGGTTAAGGTATCATTTAATCAAAAACCAGATAGAAAAAATATCATGAATATTTATGACAGTAATGTTTTCGCTTCCCCAAGTGAAAATACTAAAGTAGGTCGTCAGGTATTGGCAGAAAACCCGGAACACCCTGGTTCACTAGGAGTTGCTATTTCAGAAGCTATGGAAGAAGCATTGGAAAATGAGGAAGTTAAATACTCATTAGGTAGTGTACTAAACCATGTAATGTTGCATCAAACTGTTATAGGTCAGGAATTAAAAACTCAATTGGAAATTGCTGAAGAAGAGCCAGACGTAATGATAGCCTGTGCAGGTGGAGGAAGTAACCTTGCTGGATCTTTATTCCCATTCATTAAAGATAAAATTGATGGAAACTCAGATACTCAATTTATTGCTGTTGAACCTAGTGCCTGTCCAACATTAACTGAAGGTAGTTATGATTATGACTTTGGTGATTCAAACGGATTTACTCCAATGCTTAAAATGTTTACATTAGGCCATGACTTTGTAGCTCCATCCGTTCATGCAGGAGGATTAAGATACCATGGTATGTCACCAATTGTATCTCTTTTAACTAAAGAAGGTTATATTGAACCTAGATCTGCTCATCAAAAAGACTGTTTCAGTGCAGGTATTACATTTGCACGTAATCAGGGTATTGTTCCTGCTCCAGAAACTACTCATGCTATTAAAGTTGCTATTGATGAAGCATTGAAATGTAAAGAAACTGGTGAAGAGAAAACTATTGTTATGAACTTCTCCGGACATGGAATGTTAGATTTAAAAGGATATGCTAGCTATTTTGAAGGAACTATGCAAAATGCTAAATAA
- a CDS encoding DUF1786 domain-containing protein, producing the protein MRILAIDVGTGTQDIMIYDSEKELENAIKLVLPSPHLYISQQIRQTENDLYFDGEIMGGGKIKNTILEHMEKGYKVVMEPTCAKTIRDNIEQVKSYGIEIAEENKDYTNYSKITLGDINITKLSSFLLGYDLEFDFDKIAIAVQDHGYNENMGDRDFRFEKIREKINEPISPLKFGFKDELPDYFTRMNAVRRQVKNEGIDEIPLVMDTKFASIAGMCFDEVAKKLNSFIVIDIGNGHTTAASIENSKIQGVFEHHTSSLTGESLERYIKRLASGEITHEEVYNDHGHGAHVLNPISEIEKVIVSGPKRELIEKTNLDWHHAAPGGDVMMTGTVGLVKTILG; encoded by the coding sequence ATGAGAATTTTAGCAATTGATGTTGGAACAGGAACACAGGACATAATGATTTACGATAGCGAAAAAGAATTAGAAAATGCAATAAAGCTAGTTCTGCCTTCACCTCACTTATATATCTCCCAACAAATAAGACAGACAGAAAATGACCTCTATTTTGATGGAGAGATTATGGGTGGAGGAAAAATAAAAAATACGATTCTGGAACATATGGAAAAAGGATACAAAGTAGTAATGGAACCAACATGCGCTAAAACAATACGTGACAATATAGAACAAGTAAAATCATATGGAATAGAAATAGCAGAAGAAAACAAAGATTATACAAACTACTCAAAAATCACATTGGGAGATATAAATATAACAAAATTATCCTCATTTCTATTGGGATATGATTTGGAATTTGATTTTGACAAAATTGCCATAGCAGTACAGGATCATGGATATAATGAAAATATGGGAGATAGGGATTTCAGATTTGAAAAAATAAGAGAAAAAATAAATGAACCAATATCTCCTCTGAAATTCGGATTTAAAGACGAGTTACCTGATTATTTCACCAGAATGAATGCAGTAAGAAGACAAGTGAAAAATGAAGGAATAGATGAAATTCCACTCGTAATGGATACAAAATTTGCCTCAATAGCAGGAATGTGCTTTGATGAAGTTGCAAAAAAATTAAACAGTTTTATCGTGATTGATATTGGAAACGGACACACAACTGCAGCATCAATTGAAAACAGTAAAATTCAAGGAGTATTTGAACACCACACATCCAGTCTAACTGGTGAATCATTGGAAAGATACATAAAAAGACTTGCATCAGGAGAAATAACCCATGAGGAAGTATACAATGATCATGGTCATGGTGCACATGTTCTAAATCCAATATCTGAAATTGAAAAAGTCATAGTTAGCGGCCCTAAAAGGGAATTAATAGAAAAAACAAACCTTGACTGGCATCATGCAGCTCCAGGAGGAGATGTAATGATGACTGGAACAGTAGGTTTAGTAAAAACAATATTAGGTTAG
- a CDS encoding PHP domain-containing protein: MYKMDSHIHSEYSPDSLSKIDDILKVARRENIDILAISDHNTVDGTSEIVAKTRNTDILAIPSIEISSSQGHILGFGCEENIPQGLSPEDTIDRIHDLGGLAIVPHPYCFYRHGLLCKSDYKDLKIDAIETKNARFIIGYCNNKAKNLAKRENIPTLGASDAHYWEFVGDCYSLIECEKDIDGVLKAIKKGKVEAHGKGTSNILLSKYLIEKNVLKKFD, from the coding sequence ATGTATAAGATGGACTCGCATATTCACAGTGAATATTCACCGGATTCACTTTCTAAAATAGATGACATACTGAAAGTTGCAAGAAGAGAAAATATTGACATACTTGCAATTAGCGACCACAATACTGTTGATGGAACAAGTGAAATTGTTGCAAAAACGAGAAACACAGATATATTGGCAATACCATCTATTGAAATTTCATCATCACAAGGTCATATCCTTGGTTTTGGATGTGAGGAAAACATACCTCAAGGTCTATCACCTGAAGATACAATTGACAGAATTCATGATTTAGGTGGTCTTGCAATAGTTCCTCATCCTTACTGTTTTTATCGCCATGGACTTTTATGCAAAAGCGACTATAAAGATTTGAAAATTGATGCAATTGAGACAAAAAATGCAAGATTCATTATAGGATACTGTAACAATAAGGCAAAAAATCTGGCAAAACGTGAAAATATTCCAACATTAGGTGCAAGTGATGCCCATTATTGGGAATTTGTAGGAGATTGCTATAGTTTAATAGAATGTGAAAAAGATATAGATGGTGTTTTAAAAGCTATAAAAAAAGGAAAAGTAGAGGCTCATGGAAAAGGCACTTCAAATATATTGCTTTCCAAATATTTAATCGAGAAAAATGTTTTAAAGAAATTTGATTAA
- the albA gene encoding DNA-binding protein Alba, translating to MENNTIFVGSKPVMNYVLAVVTQFNEGSDSVLLRARGKAISRAVDAAEIVRNRFVPEADVTDIQISTEEIENFNNEKTNVSIIEILIEKSD from the coding sequence ATGGAGAATAATACAATTTTTGTAGGTAGCAAACCTGTTATGAATTATGTTTTAGCAGTTGTTACACAATTTAATGAAGGTTCCGACAGTGTTCTTTTAAGAGCTAGAGGAAAAGCTATTAGTCGTGCTGTCGACGCTGCTGAAATTGTAAGAAACAGATTTGTTCCTGAAGCGGATGTTACTGATATTCAAATTTCTACTGAAGAAATTGAGAATTTCAATAATGAAAAAACAAACGTTTCAATTATAGAAATTTTAATTGAAAAGAGTGATTAA
- a CDS encoding 2-isopropylmalate synthase, which translates to MQDIETLKQQNMNLSDKIYIFDTTLRDGEQTPGVALTVDEKIQIATKLNNLGVDKIEVGFPASSQGEIESAKQIKALDLNSTLVGLARSLKRDIDAVLDADLGYVHTFVGTSPLHRDYKLKMSKTEIIDTAVSGIEYAKDHGLTVEFSAEDGTRTERDFLFEVFNQAVSAGADVLDVPDTVGILTPILTHELITDIKDNFKTPISVHFHNDFGLATANTLTAIECGANQAHVTVNGLGERTGNCSLEELVMSLKSAYGVDLGLDTTRLYSLSNLVGRLTGVKMPVSKPIVGDNAFAHESGIHVHGILNNASTYEPMSPEMVGHSRRIVLGKHTGANAIKSKLKEYHIDLNSEQFDKVFAEIKSLGDSGKCVTDDDLIAIAITEISSARETPIVIKGLSISMGANVSPTATVKLEIDGVEKETASTGVGPVDAALNAISDLIHDTIDIDLEEYNLEAITGGTDALAEVFVITSDDEGNKSTGRSTNQDIVMASILAVLDSMNKLLLIKRA; encoded by the coding sequence ATGCAAGATATAGAAACATTAAAACAACAAAATATGAATCTTTCCGATAAGATTTATATTTTTGACACAACATTAAGGGACGGTGAACAGACACCGGGTGTTGCCCTAACAGTAGACGAAAAAATTCAAATCGCCACCAAGTTGAACAATTTAGGTGTTGATAAAATCGAAGTTGGATTTCCGGCTTCATCCCAAGGCGAAATTGAATCTGCAAAACAAATTAAAGCATTGGATTTAAATTCCACATTGGTTGGTTTGGCACGTTCTTTAAAACGTGATATTGATGCTGTTTTGGATGCAGATTTGGGATATGTTCATACATTTGTTGGAACTTCACCTTTGCATCGTGATTATAAGTTAAAAATGAGTAAAACCGAAATTATTGATACCGCTGTTAGTGGAATTGAATATGCTAAAGATCATGGTCTTACAGTTGAATTTTCAGCAGAAGATGGTACAAGAACAGAAAGGGACTTTTTGTTTGAAGTATTTAACCAAGCGGTTAGTGCCGGTGCTGATGTGTTGGATGTTCCGGATACTGTAGGCATATTGACTCCAATTTTAACTCATGAGTTGATAACAGATATTAAAGATAATTTTAAAACTCCAATCAGTGTTCATTTCCATAATGACTTTGGACTTGCTACTGCCAATACTTTAACAGCTATTGAATGTGGTGCCAATCAGGCTCATGTTACTGTTAACGGTCTGGGTGAGAGAACTGGTAACTGTTCATTGGAGGAATTGGTTATGAGCTTGAAATCCGCTTACGGTGTTGATTTAGGTCTGGACACTACTAGATTATATAGTTTATCTAATTTGGTAGGTCGTTTAACAGGAGTTAAAATGCCTGTTAGCAAACCAATTGTCGGAGATAATGCATTTGCTCATGAATCAGGTATTCATGTTCATGGTATTTTGAATAATGCATCTACTTATGAACCGATGTCTCCTGAAATGGTAGGTCATTCAAGACGTATTGTTCTTGGAAAACACACAGGTGCAAATGCTATTAAATCAAAATTAAAAGAATATCATATTGATTTGAATTCTGAACAATTTGATAAGGTTTTTGCTGAAATTAAATCATTAGGTGATAGTGGTAAATGTGTTACTGATGATGATTTGATTGCGATAGCTATTACAGAAATATCTTCAGCTCGTGAAACTCCAATTGTTATTAAAGGTTTAAGCATTTCAATGGGTGCTAATGTTTCACCGACTGCCACTGTTAAACTTGAAATTGATGGTGTCGAAAAAGAAACTGCAAGTACTGGTGTAGGACCTGTTGATGCAGCTTTAAATGCAATTTCTGATCTGATTCATGATACTATTGACATTGATCTTGAAGAATATAATTTAGAAGCTATTACTGGAGGTACTGATGCATTGGCAGAAGTGTTTGTTATCACTTCAGACGATGAAGGTAATAAATCCACCGGTAGGTCTACTAATCAGGATATTGTTATGGCCAGTATTTTAGCAGTTTTAGATTCTATGAATAAATTATTATTAATAAAAAGAGCTTAA
- a CDS encoding PQQ-binding-like beta-propeller repeat protein, with translation MNKNLLIILIIGLLCLSPVAAANWNSFAGGIDHNGYREESSDFVTNLWTFNMESPVHASPAIYGDYLFVVSENGILKAIDMETGEEEWDLDLETTSSSSPIVHKNKLYIGTEDGLKAVNINSHKVIWDYDCDNVESTPCYYKDVIYFGSDDGHLYGVNDDGKLKFNKKLGDELKTSPIAVDDTIYIGSSDGKMYSIGTDKSKNWEFTVGDEILSSPAYVNKTIIFGSSDGSIYCLNKSNGDVVWKEDLKNKVISSPTVDEHDNNVYIGSDEGNFTCLDIRDGTIKWSHSTGDKIQSTAALKDNLIAFGSNNGYLYVLNKYTGAEEFTYNPGTILFNSAITSSPVINGNSLFFGDDSGNVYSLNINKYEVPGSTQMFYSIAVLIIVIIVAIVVVRKVKGRKK, from the coding sequence ATGAATAAAAATCTATTAATTATATTAATCATTGGTCTTTTATGTTTATCTCCAGTTGCTGCAGCAAATTGGAATTCTTTTGCAGGTGGAATCGATCATAATGGATACAGAGAGGAAAGTTCAGATTTTGTAACAAATCTTTGGACTTTTAATATGGAATCTCCTGTTCATGCATCTCCTGCAATATATGGGGATTATCTTTTCGTAGTATCTGAAAATGGTATCCTAAAAGCCATTGATATGGAAACAGGTGAAGAAGAATGGGATTTGGATTTGGAAACAACTTCAAGCTCTTCACCTATAGTGCATAAAAACAAATTATATATAGGTACTGAAGACGGTCTTAAGGCAGTTAACATAAATTCCCACAAAGTCATCTGGGATTATGATTGTGACAATGTAGAATCAACTCCATGTTACTACAAGGATGTAATTTATTTCGGAAGTGATGACGGCCATTTATATGGTGTAAATGATGACGGTAAACTCAAATTCAACAAAAAATTAGGTGATGAACTTAAAACTTCACCGATTGCAGTTGATGATACAATCTACATTGGGTCTAGTGACGGAAAAATGTACAGTATTGGCACTGACAAATCCAAAAACTGGGAATTCACTGTTGGTGATGAAATTCTATCTTCTCCAGCATATGTAAATAAAACTATCATATTTGGTTCCAGTGATGGCAGTATTTACTGTTTAAACAAATCAAATGGGGATGTAGTTTGGAAGGAAGACTTAAAAAATAAGGTTATTTCCTCCCCGACTGTTGATGAGCATGACAACAATGTATATATAGGTTCAGATGAAGGAAATTTCACATGCCTTGACATTCGTGACGGAACAATCAAATGGAGTCATTCAACTGGAGACAAGATCCAGTCAACTGCAGCTTTAAAGGATAATTTAATCGCTTTTGGATCAAATAACGGCTACTTATATGTCCTAAATAAATATACGGGTGCTGAAGAGTTCACTTATAATCCGGGAACTATATTGTTCAACTCAGCTATTACTTCATCTCCTGTAATAAACGGTAATAGTTTATTCTTCGGTGACGATTCCGGTAACGTATATTCTTTGAATATTAATAAGTATGAAGTTCCTGGTTCAACTCAAATGTTTTACTCAATTGCAGTATTGATTATTGTAATCATAGTGGCAATTGTGGTTGTCCGTAAAGTTAAAGGTAGGAAAAAGTAA
- a CDS encoding ABC transporter permease: MLELNKFWWMIKKELISLKRHPGRLVSIIAFPIIMILLFGYGMGGEMTDLPILVVSQSHGDLTDLTLDTIKDTETYHVVEVIDDIDEGKERVESGEVKAAIILPSDYDKDSAQQKSVILYLDSSDQMASQILESSTQGIFYRLSNVVASQTSVSTKDAEIEPSIIHSLNNFKDDVSLHINRIYGNIKYIDFLVPAVLGMTIMFSCMMGMGATIAGERETGELARLFMTPTSVSTVIGGKIAAKLLIELVRALILIVMAILLFNVSIKGGILQTFIVLVIGALCFVSFGIFFSARTSTQEDYAQIVMPFSMPMMFVSGVFYPIETMPWILQKLAYIFPLTYLNDAMRGVMLKGQTLGDVWMDLVILIAFAALFFILGVKRFNRDV, translated from the coding sequence ATGCTAGAGCTTAATAAGTTTTGGTGGATGATTAAAAAGGAATTAATTTCACTTAAAAGACATCCAGGACGTTTGGTTTCCATTATTGCATTTCCAATAATTATGATTTTGCTATTTGGTTATGGAATGGGTGGAGAAATGACTGACTTGCCGATACTGGTTGTTTCCCAATCCCATGGTGATTTAACAGACCTTACATTGGATACCATTAAGGATACTGAAACCTATCATGTTGTTGAGGTAATTGATGATATTGATGAGGGAAAGGAGCGTGTTGAATCAGGTGAAGTCAAGGCGGCTATAATACTGCCGTCAGATTATGATAAGGATTCGGCACAGCAAAAATCGGTTATTCTTTATTTGGATTCATCAGATCAGATGGCTTCCCAGATTCTCGAATCTTCTACTCAGGGAATTTTTTATAGATTGTCTAATGTTGTGGCTTCTCAAACTAGCGTTTCAACTAAAGATGCTGAAATTGAACCTTCAATTATACATTCCTTAAATAACTTCAAGGACGATGTAAGCTTGCATATCAACAGAATTTACGGTAATATCAAATACATCGACTTTTTGGTTCCTGCAGTTTTAGGAATGACAATAATGTTCAGCTGTATGATGGGTATGGGCGCAACAATTGCTGGTGAACGTGAAACAGGAGAGCTTGCAAGATTGTTCATGACACCGACATCTGTTTCCACTGTAATCGGTGGTAAGATTGCCGCAAAGCTTTTAATTGAATTGGTTCGTGCATTGATATTGATTGTAATGGCTATTCTGCTATTCAACGTCAGTATTAAAGGTGGAATACTGCAGACATTTATTGTTCTTGTAATTGGAGCATTGTGTTTTGTTTCATTTGGAATATTTTTCTCAGCAAGAACCTCTACTCAGGAGGATTACGCCCAAATTGTCATGCCGTTTTCAATGCCTATGATGTTTGTATCAGGAGTGTTTTATCCGATTGAAACAATGCCGTGGATTTTACAAAAACTGGCTTATATTTTTCCACTCACATACTTAAATGATGCAATGAGGGGAGTAATGCTTAAAGGTCAAACTCTTGGTGATGTATGGATGGATTTAGTTATACTAATCGCTTTTGCAGCATTGTTCTTTATATTAGGTGTAAAACGATTTAACAGAGATGTATAG